From a single Larimichthys crocea isolate SSNF chromosome XIII, L_crocea_2.0, whole genome shotgun sequence genomic region:
- the LOC104918403 gene encoding teashirt homolog 1, whose amino-acid sequence MPRRKQQEPRRSAAYMPEDELKAPAQDEEEHLQDDGLSLDGQDTEFLCNEEEEDADGGQPPSYRDSPLSNGTNPDAGYGSPLSDASDRLPDFKSTSSRDGQEREGTALPFRPNNGLSFQDSLAQMKAVYANLISDASWSSITMDIMKSKPAAAGSVNSALTTPEPASTAPVSITTTTNKSSGVNVASSHHNGRSSSTTVNHTSSTSGNTNGTAACSVSSHSATSSSGGSSGGASNGSGVAYDWHQAALAKTLQQTPYHLLPEPSLFSTVQLYRQNNKLYGSVFTGASKFRCKDCSAAYDTLVGLTVHMNETGHYRDDNKDKEEEQGKRWSKPRKRSLMEMEGKEDAQKVLKCMYCGHSFESLQDLSVHMIKTKHYQKVPLKEPVPALATKLVQSSAKKRAIQDAIVSPCSPDSIHAGSGGGGSVSLGDVGKDTKSAANPYVTPNNRYGYQNGASYTWQFEARKAQILKCMECGSSHDTLQQLTAHMMVTGHFLKVTNSASKKGKQLVFDPVVEEKIQSIPLPPTTTRLPVPTSVKSQPVSPALSSGSEEKREGGEDEKVEGGEPLERKIKEEKDDSGEKSETDATSYKYLREEDLEEAPKEGLDILKSLENTVSSAISKAQTGTPTWGGYPSIHAAYQLQGAMKSSTSILPPMVQSVQMQPMFNSGLRGLVNDPNSVIHSPRSPSSPTPLRSNVTAMEELVEKVTGKAATVKKEKEEKMVSMERCRAPSLVKSPSPALREQREQLASPNDLSVGKPSGMRSSSPGSVDSELICKKEPKESLVDSHNNHSKNGSEACQSPVTNGNSLGIITDHSPESPFINPLSALQSIMNTHLGKASKPVSPAADPLSMLYKISNSMMEKPAFNPTPQGKPAEPINHYQLYENSDQPIDLSKHKSATNSNNNNNNSSSVLLTNNSVNGNKPLISLPDSVSSPLRENALMDISDMVKNLTGRLTPKSSTPSSISEKSDADGSAFEDALEDLSPVQKRKGRQSNWNPQHLLILQAQFASSLRETSEGRYAMTDLGPQERVHICKFTGLSMTTISHWLANVKYQLRRTGGTKFLKNMDSCQPVFLCGDCASQFRTPSSYIGHLESHLGFSLKDLSKLSAEHLREQQAASKVITDKMTFGSPLSALTTPEDDTGSVYQCRLCNRTFVSKHAVKLHLSKTHGKSPEDHLVFVTALEKLEKLDKMEKV is encoded by the coding sequence caTACATGCCCGAGGATGAGCTTAAGGCACCCGCTCAAGATGAGGAAGAGCACCTGCAGGATGACGGCCTCTCATTAGACGGCCAGGACACTGAGTTCCTGTGcaatgaggaagaggaagatgcgGATGGAGGCCAGCCACCTAGTTACAGAGACTCTCCACTCAGCAATGGCACTAACCCTGACGCTGGATATGGGTCTCCACTCAGTGATGCCAGCGACCGACTTCCGGACTTCAAGAGCACCTCTTCCAGAGACGGTCAGGAGAGGGAAGGCACAGCTTTGCCCTTCCGCCCCAACAACGGCCTCTCTTTCCAGGATAGCCTGGCACAGATGAAAGCCGTCTATGCAAACCTCATCTCAGATGCCTCTTGGTCCAGTATCACAATGGACATCATGAAATCTAagcctgctgcagctggcagTGTCAACAGTGCCCTCACCACTCCAGAGCCTGCGTCTACTGCTCCTGTCTCCATAACTACAACCACAAACAAGAGCAGCGGGGTCAATGTGGCTAGCAGTCACCATAATGGCAGAAGCTCCAGCACCACTGTCAACCACACAAGCAGCACAAGTGGCAATACTAATGGCACAGCAGCTTGCTCTGTCAGCAGCCACAGTGCAACCAGCAGCAGTGGGGGCAGCAGTGGTGGGGCTAGTAATGGTAGTGGTGTGGCTTATGACTGGCACCAGGCAGCACTTGCCAAAACTCTTCAGCAGACCCCCTACCACCTTTTACCGGAGCCCAGCCTCTTCAGCACAGTGCAGCTCTACCGGCAGAACAACAAGCTGTATGGCTCTGTTTTCACTGGTGCAAGCAAGTTTCGCTGCAAAGACTGCAGCGCTGCCTATGATACACTGGTGGGTTTGACAGTCCACATGAATGAGACAGGCCACTATCGAGAtgacaacaaagacaaagaggaggagcaggggaagCGCTGGTCCAAACCACGTAAGCGCTCcctgatggagatggaggggaaAGAGGATGCCCAGAAGGTGCTGAAGTGCATGTACTGTGGCCACTCATTTGAGTCTCTGCAAGATCTCAGCGTTCATATGATCAAGACCAAGCATTACCAGAAAGTGCCTCTCAAAGAACCAGTGCCAGCCTTGGCCACTAAACTGGTACAAAGTTCAGCTAAAAAACGAGCTATCCAAGATGCTATAGTCTCCCCGTGCTCCCCAGACTCAATCCATgctggtagtggtggtggtggcagtgTATCCCTTGGGGATGTTGGCAAAGACACAAAATCTGCAGCTAACCCCTATGTTACACCAAACAACCGCTATGGCTACCAGAATGGTGCGAGCTACACGTGGCAGTTTGAAGCTCGTAAAGCCCAGATCCTCAAATGCATGGAGTGTGGGAGCTCTCATGATACTCTGCAACAGCTGACTGCCCACATGATGGTCACAGGTCACTTTTTGAAGGTTACAAATTCTGCATCCAAGAAAGGCAAACAGCTGGTTTTTGATCCAGTGGTGGAAGAGAAGATTCAGTCTATCCCACTGCCACCAACCACCACCAGACTCCCTGTTCCCACTAGTGTTAAGTCCCAGCCAGTGTCCCCTGCCCTGTCCTCTGGctcagaggaaaagagggaaggaggtgAGGATGAAAAGGTTGAAGGTGGTGAGCCactggaaagaaaaatcaaggaggagaaagatgaCTCAGGTGAGAAATCTGAGACTGATGCCACATCATATAAATACCTTAGGGAAGAAGATCTGGAGGAAGCACCTAAAGAAGGTTTAGATATTCTTAAATCCCTTGAGAACACAGTATCCAGTGCCATCAGCAAGGCTCAGACAGGCACACCTACATGGGGTGGCTACCCTAGCATTCATGCAGCCTACCAGCTGCAGGGTGCCATGAAGAGCTCCACTTCTATTCTACCCCCAATGGTCCAGAGTGTCCAGATGCAGCCAATGTTTAACAGTGGGCTACGAGGCCTGGTGAATGACCCCAACTCAGTCATTCACTCGCCTCGAAGCCCATCCTCCCCTACCCCCCTCAGGAGCAATGTCACTGCCATGGAGGAGCTTGTGGAGAAAGTGACAGGGAAGGCTGCCactgtgaagaaagaaaaggaagagaagatgGTGAGCATGGAACGATGTCGGGCCCCATCATTAGTAAAATCCCCCTCTCCTGCACTGAGAGAGCAGCGAGAGCAGTTAGCGTCTCCAAATGACCTTTCAGTAGGTAAACCGTCTGGTATGAGAAGTAGCAGCCCGGGCAGTGTAGATTCAGAGCTCATCTGCAAGAAGGAGCCCAAAGAGAGCCTTGTAGATAGCCACAACAACCATTCAAAGAACGGCTCTGAGGCGTGTCAATCCCCAGTAACTAATGGTAACAGTCTTGGCATCATCACCGATCACTCACCGGAAAGTCCTTTCATCAATCCTCTCAGTGCGCTCCAGTCAATCATGAACACTCACCTGGGTAAGGCTTCTAAACCAGTAAGCCCAGCTGCTGACCCACTATCTATGCTTTACAAAATTAGCAACAGCATGATGGAAAAGCCAGCTTTCAACCCAACTCCTCAGGGCAAGCCAGCTGAGCCCATCAACCACTATCAGTTGTATGAAAACAGTGACCAGCCCATAGACCTGAGTAAACATAAGTCCGCCActaacagcaacaataacaataacaacagcagcagtgtgctCTTGACCAACAATAGTGTAAATGGTAATAAACCCCTCATTTCCCTCCCTGACtcagtctcctctcctctgagaGAGAATGCTCTGATGGACATTTCCGATATGGTAAAGAACCTCACTGGAAGACTGACGCCCAAATCTTccactccctcctccatctcagaGAAGTCAGATGCCGATGGCAGTGCATTTGAGGACGCCCTAGAGGACCTCTCACCAGTGCAGAAGAGGAAAGGGAGGCAGTCCAACTGGAATCCCCAacacctcctcatcctccaggCACAGTTTGCTTCCAGCCTGAGGGAGACCTCAGAGGGCCGCTACGCCATGACTGACCTGGGCCCCCAGGAAAGGGTCCACATCTGCAAGTTCACAGGCCTCTCCATGACCACCATATCCCACTGGCTGGCTAATGTCAAGTACCAGCTGAGACGGACTGGGGGCACCAAGTTTCTCAAGAACATGGACTCGTGCCAGCCTGTGTTCCTCTGTGGTGACTGTGCCTCCCAGTTCAGGACTCCCTCCTCCTACATCGGCCACCTGGAGTCTCACCTGGGCTTCAGCTTGAAGGACCTGTCCAAACTGTCAGCTGAGCACCTACGGGAGCAGCAGGCTGCCTCAAAGGTGATCACAGACAAAATGACATTCGGCAGCCCCCTGTCAGCCTTGACCACGCCAGAGGACGACACAGGCTCTGTGTACCAGTGCAGACTTTGCAATCGGACATTCGTCAGCAAACACGCAGTCAAACTGCACCTCAGCAAGACCCACGGCAAGTCTCCAGAGGACCACCTGGTGTTTGTCACTGCTCTGGAGAAACTGGAGAAGCTAGACAAGATGGAGAAGGTTTAA